One genomic window of Limanda limanda chromosome 16, fLimLim1.1, whole genome shotgun sequence includes the following:
- the arsh gene encoding arylsulfatase H, whose amino-acid sequence MRSCLVVPLLLPLLLAAGSDVSGEEANRKPNFVLIMADDLGIGDVGCYGNDTIRTPNIDRLASDGVRLTQHIAAAPLCTPSRAAFMTGRYPLRSGLGSIGRAEVLLFLGGSGGLPPSETTFAKRLQQQGYNTGLVGKWHLGVNCEHRGDHCHHPNQHGFSYFYGLPFTLFNDCMPGEGTNILGELQQTLQQMAAILGVGLFTLVCVRVCGLLEIRLWLLVALFSLSFLATAVWYVPFKLMPTWNCIVMRNQDVVDQPMTVETVPKRLLGEAQNFIKRNSDRPFLLFFSLVHVHTPLFNTPAFAGKSRHGRYGDNVEEMDWIIGQLTETVDSLALANNTLMYFTSDHGGHLEDADSRVGQKGGWNSIYKGGKAMGGWEGGIRVPGILRWPGRLAAGRVVDEPTSLMDLYPTLKYLAEDKQPDRHLDGHNLMPLLEGRVKRSEHEFMFHYCGIYLNAVRWHPPGSDSVFKLHFFTPNFSPPGAGGCYEDKICMCHGKYVTHHDPPLVYDMFHDPSESRPLTPDTEPRYTEILEQTAKAVERHQSTLTSKQANDTQLTAVQSQMTWDKILWRPWLQPCCGTFPFCGCKEEAPHI is encoded by the exons ATGAG GTCCTGCCTGGtggttcctcttcttctccccctgctcctggctgcaggaagtgatgtatcaGGGGAGGAGGCGAACAGGAAGCCCAACTTTGTCCTGATAATGGCAGATGACCTGGGTATCGGGGATGTTGGGTGCTACGGTAACGATACCATCAG GACCCCCAACATCGACAGGCTGGCGTCTGACGGGGTGAGGCTGACTCAGCACAttgcagctgctcctctctgcaCACCGAGCCGGGCCGCTTTCATGACAGGGCGTTATCCTCTCCGCTCAG GATTGGGCAGCATAGGCCGTGCAGAGGTGCTGCTGTTCCTTGGAGGTTCAGGGGGGCTTCCACCGAGTGAGACCACCTTCGCTAAGAGGCTGCAGCAACAAGGATACAACACTGGCCTTGTGG GTAAGTGGCACTTGGGTGTGAACTGTGAGCACCGAGGGGATCACTGTCACCACCCGAACCAGCATGGCTTCAGCTACTTCTACGGCCTGCCGTTCACCCTGTTCAATGACTGCATGCCCGGAGAGGGGACCAACATCCTGGGAGAGCTTCAGCAAACACTGCAACAAATGGCCGCTATTCTGGGAGTTGGACTTTTCACTCTG gtgtgtgtccgtgtgtgcgGCCTCCTGGAAATCCGCCTGTGGCTCCTGGTTGCACTTTTCTCATTAAGTTTCTTAGCAACCGCTGTGTGGTATGTGCCATTTAAACTCATGCCCACCTGGAACTGCATCGTTATGAGGAACCAAGATGTCGTCGATCAGCCAATGACAGTGGAGACGGTGCCCAAGAGGTTGCTGGGAGAAGCACAAAACTTTATAAAGAG GAATAGTGATCGTccattcctcctcttcttctcattaGTCCATGTCCACACACCACTCTTCAACACCCCTGCCTTTGCTGGCAAAAGCCGCCATGGTCGCTATGGTGACAATGTAGAAGAAATGGACTGGATCATCG GACAGTTGACCGAGACAGTGGACTCCCTCGCTCTAGCCAACAATACTCTTATGTACTTTACATCAGACCACGGAGGTCACCTTGAGGACGCCGATTCGAGGGTTGGCCAGAAAGGAGGATGGAACAGTATCTATAAAG GTGGAAAGGCCATGGGGGGCTGGGAGGGGGGGATACGAGTCCCTGGTATTTTGCGCTGGCCTGGCAGACTGGCAGCTGGGAGAGTAGTAGATGAACCCACCAGCCTTATGGACCTGTACCCGACTCTGAAGTATTTAGCAGAGGACAAACAACCAGACAG ACATTTAGACGGCCATAACCTCATGCCACTGTTGGAGGGGAGAGTGAAGCGATCCGAGCATGAATTCATGTTCCACTACTGCGGCATCTACCTGAACGCGGTTCGCTGGCATCCCCCTGGCA GTGACTCAGTCTTCAAGCTGCACTTTTTCACCCCTAACTTTTCTCCCCCGGGAGCCGGCGGGTGCTATGAAGATAAGATCTGTATGTGTCACGGAAAATACGTTACGCACCACGATCCACCGCTGGTGTACGACATGTTCCACGACCCCTCTGAGTCCCGCCCCCTGACCCCTGACACTGAGCCGCGATACACAGAAATCCTCGAGCAGACTGCCAAAGCTGTGGAAAGGCATCAAAGTACTCTCACAAGCAAGCAGGCGAATGATACTCAGTTGACTGCTGTTCAAAGCCAGATGACCTGGGATAAGATTCTGTGGCGGCCCTGGCTTCAGCCGTGCTGCGGGACGTTTCCATTCTGTGGCTGCAAAGAGGAGGCGCCGCATATTTGA